The proteins below come from a single Geobacillus thermoleovorans genomic window:
- a CDS encoding b(o/a)3-type cytochrome-c oxidase subunit 1, translating into MAQPLEKVDRRDAKLALAHLFVAFTALALGGFAGLLQTLVRSGKFELPAGISYYTILTTHGVLLGLVLTTFFIIGFQFAAVSRTTGALSDGSRRTGWIGFWLMTIGTAMSAFFILTGKASVLYTFYAPLQAHAGFYIGLALVVVGSWVSGFAMFAHYARWRKTHRGQVSPLLAFMSVTNMVLWLVCSLGVAATVVFQLIPWSLGLTDRVNVLLSRTLFWYFGHPLVYFWLLPAYMVWYAVIPKVIGGKMFSDSLARLAFILFLLFSIPVGFHHQLLEPGISPFWKYVQVVLTFMVIIPSLMTAFAMFATFESYGRSQGATGLFGWLRKLPWSDARFFAPFVGMLFFIPAGTGGIINASHQLNQVVHNTIWVTGHFHLTVATTVVLTFFGASYWLIPHLTGRVMTKAMNRLAIIQTIVWAVGMTFMSGSMHFAGLLGAPRRSAFSTYSNSPQALEWIPYQIAQAVGGTILFIGIILILVIVINLAFFAPKGETEFPVAEAAAPYERAALALENWKLWIGLVVALILIAYTVPIIDIIQNAPPGSKGYKLW; encoded by the coding sequence ATGGCACAACCGTTGGAAAAAGTCGATCGCCGCGATGCGAAACTGGCGCTTGCCCATTTGTTCGTCGCCTTTACCGCCCTCGCGCTCGGGGGGTTCGCCGGCCTATTGCAAACATTAGTCCGTTCCGGCAAGTTTGAGCTCCCGGCTGGGATCAGCTATTACACGATTTTGACGACGCATGGCGTCTTGCTTGGACTCGTGCTGACGACGTTTTTCATTATCGGCTTTCAGTTCGCCGCGGTCAGCCGTACAACCGGGGCGCTCTCAGACGGTTCGCGCCGGACCGGTTGGATCGGTTTTTGGCTGATGACAATCGGAACAGCCATGAGTGCGTTTTTCATCTTAACCGGCAAGGCATCTGTCTTATATACGTTTTACGCGCCGCTGCAAGCGCACGCCGGCTTTTACATCGGCTTGGCGCTTGTCGTCGTCGGCAGCTGGGTGAGCGGCTTTGCGATGTTCGCTCATTATGCCCGCTGGCGGAAAACGCACCGCGGTCAAGTGAGCCCGCTGCTGGCGTTCATGTCAGTGACGAATATGGTGCTATGGCTCGTCTGTTCGCTTGGCGTCGCCGCCACCGTCGTCTTCCAGCTCATTCCGTGGTCGCTTGGGCTCACGGATCGGGTGAACGTGCTCTTGAGCCGGACGCTGTTTTGGTATTTTGGGCATCCGCTCGTCTACTTCTGGCTATTGCCGGCGTATATGGTTTGGTACGCCGTCATTCCGAAAGTGATCGGCGGCAAAATGTTCTCCGATTCACTCGCACGGCTGGCGTTTATCTTGTTTTTGCTGTTTTCGATTCCGGTCGGCTTCCATCACCAATTGCTTGAGCCGGGAATTTCGCCGTTTTGGAAATACGTGCAAGTCGTCTTGACGTTCATGGTCATCATTCCGTCGCTCATGACCGCGTTCGCCATGTTTGCGACGTTTGAATCGTACGGCCGCTCGCAGGGAGCGACCGGCTTGTTCGGCTGGCTGCGGAAACTCCCGTGGAGCGACGCCCGCTTTTTCGCCCCGTTTGTCGGAATGCTGTTTTTTATTCCGGCCGGCACCGGCGGGATTATTAACGCCTCGCACCAACTCAACCAAGTCGTCCATAATACGATTTGGGTGACCGGCCACTTCCATTTAACGGTGGCAACGACTGTCGTCCTAACATTTTTTGGTGCGTCATACTGGCTCATTCCGCATTTGACCGGCCGGGTGATGACGAAAGCGATGAACCGGCTCGCCATCATTCAAACGATCGTTTGGGCGGTTGGGATGACGTTCATGTCCGGCTCGATGCATTTTGCCGGTCTGCTCGGCGCACCGCGACGCTCGGCGTTCTCAACGTACAGCAATTCGCCGCAAGCGCTTGAATGGATTCCGTACCAAATCGCGCAAGCGGTCGGCGGCACCATCTTGTTCATCGGCATTATTTTGATTCTCGTCATCGTGATCAACTTGGCCTTTTTCGCCCCGAAAGGCGAAACGGAGTTTCCGGTCGCCGAGGCAGCTGCTCCGTATGAACGGGCTGCGCTGGCGCTTGAAAACTGGAAGCTTTGGATCGGCCTCGTCGTTGCGCTCATTTTGATCGCCTATACGGTGCCGATCATCGACATCATTCAAAACGCTCCGCCGGGGTCGAAAGGATACAAATTATGGTGA
- a CDS encoding cytochrome c oxidase subunit II, giving the protein MHIHKYEKIWLAFGIGCLIVFLTVVGVSAFAAGQQPPSCLTTIDPEKVDSTPPFDHPGLVKKGDKEYELNIVVAAFSFTPNAIEIPKGAKVTINVTSKDVIHGFEIPGTNVNMMVEPGYVNSLTTTFDKPGEYTILCNEYCGAGHHMMTARIKVVE; this is encoded by the coding sequence ATGCACATCCATAAGTATGAAAAAATTTGGCTTGCGTTTGGCATCGGCTGTTTGATCGTTTTTTTGACGGTCGTCGGCGTAAGTGCATTCGCCGCCGGACAGCAGCCGCCGAGCTGCCTGACGACGATCGATCCAGAAAAAGTCGATTCGACCCCGCCGTTTGATCATCCGGGGCTCGTCAAAAAAGGAGACAAGGAATACGAGTTGAACATCGTCGTCGCCGCGTTTTCTTTTACACCGAATGCGATCGAAATTCCAAAAGGAGCGAAAGTGACGATCAACGTCACTTCGAAAGACGTCATCCACGGATTTGAAATCCCGGGAACGAACGTGAACATGATGGTCGAACCCGGTTATGTGAACAGCTTAACAACCACGTTTGACAAACCGGGCGAATATACGATTCTTTGCAACGAGTATTGCGGCGCCGGCCACCATATGATGACGGCGCGCATAAAGGTGGTGGAGTAA
- a CDS encoding cytochrome c oxidase subunit 2A, which yields MAKLITAARQTKKEKEPALKGTLASVFLLGFFIIFSWVSVYFLFLHRL from the coding sequence ATGGCAAAACTGATCACAGCGGCCCGGCAAACGAAAAAGGAAAAAGAGCCGGCGCTCAAAGGCACGCTGGCCTCTGTGTTTCTGCTCGGCTTTTTCATCATTTTTTCTTGGGTCAGCGTCTACTTTTTATTTTTGCACCGCCTGTAA